In one Leptospira mtsangambouensis genomic region, the following are encoded:
- a CDS encoding DUF4395 domain-containing protein codes for MKIGYYPDVVNENVTRIVASTVVFLGVIAILFPNAYVLGLLLLGFSLRLSYGPKFEPFAFFTSRYLVPWLGISFVGAAGPPKRFAQLIGFLFSLSAIGFFILGYSFAYQITLATLVFFASLESFLGWCAGCFIFGLLMKLGIIPEEICERCNNLNFNK; via the coding sequence ATGAAAATTGGATACTATCCGGATGTGGTCAATGAAAATGTCACAAGAATTGTTGCTTCAACTGTTGTATTCCTCGGCGTCATCGCTATCTTATTTCCGAATGCCTATGTACTTGGACTCCTGTTACTTGGATTTTCTCTACGATTGAGTTATGGACCAAAGTTTGAGCCATTTGCTTTTTTTACCTCTCGGTATTTAGTGCCATGGCTTGGAATCTCTTTTGTAGGAGCGGCAGGACCACCAAAACGATTTGCGCAGTTGATTGGATTTCTCTTTAGTTTGAGTGCAATTGGATTCTTTATTTTGGGTTATTCCTTCGCTTACCAAATCACTCTTGCAACTCTTGTTTTTTTTGCTTCACTCGAATCTTTTTTAGGATGGTGTGCTGGTTGTTTTATCTTTGGTTTACTGATGAAACTGGGAATCATTCCGGAAGAAATTTGTGAACGATGCAACAACCTAAACTTCAATAAATAA